A region from the Nematostella vectensis chromosome 13, jaNemVect1.1, whole genome shotgun sequence genome encodes:
- the LOC5502292 gene encoding uncharacterized protein LOC5502292 isoform X2, protein MVLKRQACCCPNHEAWCGSKPSDVEQRSLRKANRAEKVFLELDDKGKKGWSRSNCTYCRQRVDLELGNKRMKTSHEDIEETSALGQILPSSVDAVRLMKASTKLRDIELKDIERCIEVEDTAFGEAKFYRTNRLLEM, encoded by the exons ATGGTGCTCAAAAGGCAGGCATGTTGCTGCCCAAACCACGAAGCTTGGTGTGGCAGTAAGCCTTCAGATGTGGAACAGAGGTCCCTGAGAAAGGCGAACAGAGCAGAGAAAGTTTTCTTGGAGCTAGATGACAAAGGCAAAAAGGGCTGGTCTAGAAGCAATTGTACATACTGTCGACAGCGAGTCGATTTGGAGCTTGGAAACAAACGCATGAAAACTTCACACGAG GACATTGAGGAAACCTCTGCACTAGGGCAAATTTTGCCGTCATCAGTTGATGCTGTACGACTCATGAAAGCATCAACTAAACTAAGAGACATAGAACTAAAGGACATAGAACGATGCATTGAAGTAGAAGATACGGCGTTTGGTG AAGCTAAATTCTACCGCACTAACAGGCTTTTGGAAATGTGA
- the LOC5502292 gene encoding uncharacterized protein LOC5502292 isoform X1: MVLKRQACCCPNHEAWCGSKPSDVEQRSLRKANRAEKVFLELDDKGKKGWSRSNCTYCRQRVDLELGNKRMKTSHESFRDETASSSSVFFQPETSETSAAAEAALEPFQDIEETSALGQILPSSVDAVRLMKASTKLRDIELKDIERCIEVEDTAFGEAKFYRTNRLLEM, translated from the exons ATGGTGCTCAAAAGGCAGGCATGTTGCTGCCCAAACCACGAAGCTTGGTGTGGCAGTAAGCCTTCAGATGTGGAACAGAGGTCCCTGAGAAAGGCGAACAGAGCAGAGAAAGTTTTCTTGGAGCTAGATGACAAAGGCAAAAAGGGCTGGTCTAGAAGCAATTGTACATACTGTCGACAGCGAGTCGATTTGGAGCTTGGAAACAAACGCATGAAAACTTCACACGAG AGCTTTAGAGATGAAACTGCCTCAAGTTCCAGCGTGTTTTTCCAACCGGAAACCTCTGAGACCAGCGCCGCTGCTGAAGCCGCGTTAGAACCATTCCAG GACATTGAGGAAACCTCTGCACTAGGGCAAATTTTGCCGTCATCAGTTGATGCTGTACGACTCATGAAAGCATCAACTAAACTAAGAGACATAGAACTAAAGGACATAGAACGATGCATTGAAGTAGAAGATACGGCGTTTGGTG AAGCTAAATTCTACCGCACTAACAGGCTTTTGGAAATGTGA